The Prunus dulcis chromosome 5, ALMONDv2, whole genome shotgun sequence genomic sequence aaaaaggaaaagaaaaagatatttaAGTTACCCCACATCCAGTATCCAATGCAGTTCTAACCATCCCACTGTCCATTGGGATCACAGCTGCAAGTTCATTGATATACGCATCTGCTCCATGAGGAAACTGTGTTCCACCACCTGGGAACCTAAACACATTGCCCTCATATTGAATCCAGTTCTGAACAGCCTTCTCAACTGTCAGGCTCTTATAAGGAGCATTGGCATATGGTACGTAGTCGCGGCTTTGGGGCCATCGAAACGGGGTCACATATCCTTTGGGTGCTGGAATAAGGCAATGCAGCTTCTCTTCGTCAGGCGGACAGTGTCGTTCCCTGTAATTCATATCTTCTCGGGGGAAAGTCATTGCTCGCATTTGATCTTGACAGGGAGTGTAATCAATATAGTGATCGCTGCATGGTTTGAACTCATTGACAACTCCTTCAGAATCATCAATCCCAACATGATGGGTCTCATAATTCAGATTGGAAAGAATACTACAGTCTGTCTGTTTGGTAATCTCTAACGCTATGCTATCTCCTTTTCCAAAACCACTTCGCTGCCATGCACCCAATATGTAAAAGAAACAACACAGACCAGCAACAATGAAAACTGACATGGAGCTTCGACTTCTGTTGTCTCCTGAGTTCCCTTTTGTCGCCATGATGTACCTGAATGTATTTTCGGATTCCCAATAACAATTATGACTTTTGctaaataaatgaaaggaaatataGGGTAGATTTGAAGTGGCTGAGCATTCTAAAAGGATTTCGAGAATAATAGGAGACTCTATAAGTGGACATTGAAGAACCATCAGACTTGTCAGATTTTGCCCCCTTAGCGTTCCTTTTTCATACAATTTCTAtcacttataaaaaaaatgtgattCTTAGTATATAACTTTCCACGTTTCAATTAATCAAAGATACCGAGACAACCGAGACAATGACAAGAGCACATATATAAGCAAGCGGGTCAAGAATGAAACATAGCCACTAGTTTAGAAGGCAGAAACAAAATCTTAAGAGCATATGCAGAAAAAGTAAATCAGAATATGAGagtttcaaatattttattacttgGAACCTCCAAACCCACCTCTCAGCTAAGACTAACACAACTGCAattcttttgctttctttgttcccgttttctttttctttttctatttattcGAAATCAACCAACAATCACAGACAATTGAACAAAATCAAGAACAAAACCCTACCACAAAACTTGATTCAAATAAAGAAGTAAAACTTTTCAACAAAATCCCATATATAAAAGAGTCAAAAAATGCAGGGTAGACATCATGCATATGTAGATAGTAAAGCATCCAATAAATGGAAATTCTATCTAAAccaaaagaattgaaaactCTTACCGGATCTCAGGGAGCGAAAGTGACAATCTTTGTGGggtccaatcaaatcaaaagcaTCTTCACCTTCTACAATCCATAACAAAGGACAGAGCCAGAGACATCGAGAGGAAGAAGACAACTTTATTTATGCACCAAAATGTGCCAGAAATCGTGGGTAGTTGCTAAAACGGTGAAAGGAATGAGATTTCAGAAATTGTGGGTTGTGGCCGGCTTTTGTCTGTTCGTTTATTTTCTCAGGCGACAAGGCTAACACTGCAAACAGAACACAAGGACGATAAGTCCGAGGAATACGGAGTCGCTTGTTTCTGTGTTTTGCGCACACACACAGTGACACAGTGTTTCAATTCTAGTTGGCTAATTAAAAGACTCTAAGATCGCATGTTTTTAAGGCAAAATAGGATGATGATTGTTTCACCCAATCAGATCCCGCCATTTTAGTTCCCAATCAGTTGGGTCCCCCTAACACAAGAAATGTACAGGACCTTGTGAAAAACGACGCCGTTCGGACTTAAATAGCACGTTATTTTTTGACCAAGATTAAGGCTTTGCCTTTTCTCTCCAAGATGAAGGCTTTGAATTACCAAATCAAACAGCCAAACCGCTACTCtgttttgattgatgagcACCTCATTTCACCTCCAGAGACAAAGACTGGTTCATCTTCTCCACCTAAACCCTTGCCTCTTCTCTCCCCAAAACCTCCTCCAAATCCAAGCCCAGCTCACAACCACAGGCCTCCTCTTCTCAGAGCCCTCATGCCTTCTCTCACTCCtaagcctctctctctcaagctcTGCGGCTGTTCATCAAGCCACTGCCTTGTTCATCCACACTCAAACACCCAATGTGGCCGCATGGCCCATCATGGTCCGCAGGCTCAACTTAGACAGCGAACCTTTTCGGGTTTTTTCTCTGTTCAAAGCCATGCAAAGGCTAAAACGTAATGACCCAGTTTGTGATTCGTTTGTGTTTGCTTCTTTGATCAAAGCTTGTAACAAGTTATCGGCTTTGCGAGAAGGAAAGTCTGTACATTGTCATGTTGTTAGGCTTGGTTTGGATTATAATGTGAATTTGTTGAACAGTGTAGTTAGTTTTTATTCGTGTTCAAAGAGTTTGGTGGGATATGCTTGTGCTGTGTTTGATAGAATTCCTCACAAAACGGTTGTAACTGTTAATTGTATGCTTTCTGGGTTTGTGAAGAACAACCTGTTCGATGCGGGATTGGGTTTGTTCAATGAAGTTTTGCGTTGTGGTTTTGGTTTGGAGTTGAAGCCAAATTATGTCactttgattattttgatttcaggGTGTGTGGAATTTGATGAGTTCAGTGTGGGAAAGGCCCTTCATTCATACTGTTGTAAGACAGGTTTGGATTTGGTAAATAAGGTATGCAATGCACTTATTGATTTGTATTCAAAGTTCGGGCGTATGGACAAAGCCGCAAGCATGTTTAATGAGATGCCTGAGAGGGATTTGATTTCATGGAATACCATGATTGCAGGATATGCTGGTGTAAGTGATTGCAGAAGAGCTTTCTCTTTGTTtagaaaaatgagagaaagAGGTGTTGGATTTGATAGAGTGTCATttattggtttgattttggcTGCTTGTAATAGTAGAGATCTTGAGATGGGGAAGGTGGTTCATGGTTATATGACAACTTGGGGAACAGAAATAACTGTAGCCATTAGCACTGCACTGACTAACTTGTACTGCAAATGCGGACAAATAGCGTGTGCTAAAAAAGTTTTGGATGAAGTACCAGATGACAATATTGCGTTGTGGAACTCTATGATCCATGGGTACGTCAAATGCGGGCATAATCAAGAGGCATTGGGGCTCTTCAATCAGATTCGATCTAGAAAGCTAAGGCCAGATGAAGCAACAATGGTAGGGTTAATCTTAGCTTGCCGAAACTCGGGGGATTTGTCTCACGGAATTGACATTCATTCTTATGTAGAGAGTAGTAATCATCTGCAAGGGAGTATTGTACTGCAAAATGCGATTATAGATATGTATGCAAAATGTGGGAGCATGACCCGAGCTAAAGTTTTGTTTGATAAGATGCCAAAGAAAGATGTTGTTTCATGGACTTCAATTATAGTGGGGCATGCCATCAATGGTGAAGGAAAGGAATCCCTTCTTGCTTTCAGGAAAATGTGTGCTGAGAAAGTTGAACCAAACTCTGTTACATTCATTGGTGTTCTATCAGCATGTGATCATGCTGGT encodes the following:
- the LOC117627575 gene encoding pentatricopeptide repeat-containing protein At1g06140, mitochondrial-like: MSTSFHLQRQRLVHLLHLNPCLFSPQNLLQIQAQLTTTGLLFSEPSCLLSLLSLSLSSSAAVHQATALFIHTQTPNVAAWPIMVRRLNLDSEPFRVFSLFKAMQRLKRNDPVCDSFVFASLIKACNKLSALREGKSVHCHVVRLGLDYNVNLLNSVVSFYSCSKSLVGYACAVFDRIPHKTVVTVNCMLSGFVKNNLFDAGLGLFNEVLRCGFGLELKPNYVTLIILISGCVEFDEFSVGKALHSYCCKTGLDLVNKVCNALIDLYSKFGRMDKAASMFNEMPERDLISWNTMIAGYAGVSDCRRAFSLFRKMRERGVGFDRVSFIGLILAACNSRDLEMGKVVHGYMTTWGTEITVAISTALTNLYCKCGQIACAKKVLDEVPDDNIALWNSMIHGYVKCGHNQEALGLFNQIRSRKLRPDEATMVGLILACRNSGDLSHGIDIHSYVESSNHLQGSIVLQNAIIDMYAKCGSMTRAKVLFDKMPKKDVVSWTSIIVGHAINGEGKESLLAFRKMCAEKVEPNSVTFIGVLSACDHAGLVDEGLNLYDAMCKFYHIKPTIEHCGCIIDMLARAGRLEEAHKFVRSMPIEPNAVVWRMLINACRVHGDFDRGLCLVRGFTDPKTLHGAEDHVTSSNILADAGRWDDVLHQRSLMAIRKAPKVSAKSSVSDLTE